Genomic segment of Populus nigra chromosome 6, ddPopNigr1.1, whole genome shotgun sequence:
TAAAAAATGGTTAACAatgaaactagaaaaattattaagaaaaaaacaataaaaaatccaagtcaaccttggatcatgataacctcatataaaaaaaagtgagaaaaaaGTACGAAgaccagttaaaaaaataaatattaaatgataaaattaaaaataaattaattttataaaagaatcaaaaaaataaagtcaacttatattaatttttgaaatccaTAATCTTGACCATGTGGTTGAGACTAATctcatgaaaaggaaaaaaaacaacgaagaaaaattatcaacaaaaaacCAATAAGagattaaattggaaaaaaaaacttctaagaTTCTCTATCATCTAGTGGTATTTTAAAACCTTCTTCGAGTCTAAAAGAATTTTTCACtgagaaatgttttaaaatattttttttaaataattatttttatattagcacattaaaataataaaaatacaaaaataataaaaatttgaagataaaaatgtttaatttttttttaaatacaattggACTACAATAACAAATATCACATTTGGatcatttgaaatcttttagaGTTTTGGAAACTCATCTTTCAAGCTCTTTAAATTCCACTTTcgtgttaaaactaaaaaaaaaatttaattccatTCTATGCTCGATATTCAGAAAGCACATGCCTGAAATTTAAtacaagagataaaaataaaattaaaggatgaatgaaataattttttttgtttctttttcactgaaattgaaaaaaaataaaaaaaagaggagaaataaAAAGTCTTTTGATTTTGGGATGTGGGGGCATACAGAACTGACTGGACAATGGACATGAATGTCGAGCCATTGAGCTGTAATGTGGGCAACTCGCATCAAACCAAAGCCCATACTCGAAAAGAGTGGAAAAATCAGGAAAGGACGACAAGATAAACGTCGCGAGATATTCCAACTCCCGCAGGTAAAACCAATGTACACCAGTCACGTGACTAGGAGAGTGTAGCAGTTTGTAATTAGTTAcaaacaacattttaaaaaataagtaaattatttttttttattttactaataaaatattttattaatatatttttaaataaaaaacattttaaaaattaatcattaccACGTCGTCATCTTACACGGACTGCAACTTCCAATTTGTTTGTTGAAGGTCTGGATTAATTGCGTCCTTGCATTAGTTGAAAGTGAACGCCATATATCAATGATATGTTTGAATTAATTCGACATTAATTCTTTCAGTTCGGACACCTAAACTGAGTGGGAAAATGACTCCACCCAATCACAACGAGCTCGACGAAGAGTACCTAAAAATAACGTGACGAGAGCACAATTTAATAAATGCATCAAGTCCATGTAAAACACGTGTCCTTAAAATCTACGACAAAGCTTAATtctgattattaaaaaaaataaaacacaactgCATTGGAGTGTTATGCGTGGGGGAGCACTTCATCCATAgtcacttgaaaaaaaagaaaaaaaaactcaaaggaaggaaaaattaatttgaagtaatttttttttattcttttataaaaacatcttCCATCCGTAGAAAGACAAAGAgaaggataataataataataataataataataataatggaatattttagtttcatttttgttttgtttgtggtTACGGTCACGAAGTGGTTTAAGGTCCACACCACTGTGCTGTGCTCTTCACGTGACCTCCCTCACCCCCTTCTTCCTCCTTTCAACTGTTTTCCCTCCACGAAAAAGTTTCCAGCTGTTTTACAATAAACTATGAAGTTGCTGCATTCGTAGAGAGAGGGGAATACAACTCATTCAGGACAGGACAGGGCTGGATAGAAGATATTTAGGATCTTGTCGTGACAGCATTTTGTTGCAATTGAAGAATTGGTCTTTGGTTTCACTGGCATTGTTTGCTGAGGGAGGGATCTAGGGTTTCCATTGCCTACGATCTAATTCTAGTCATTTCCTTTCTCCTCTCTCAATAATGGTATTTCCTTTCTCGAcaatattgttaattatttctTCTTGCTTAATGCTGAATTATTGAAGGGAATTTGTAAAGGTTTTAGAAATATCTGTTGCTTTTTATAGATAATTAAAAGTActcagtttagttttttattgtataaagTGTTGTGCAATGTCTAGAGAGTAGATAATGTGAGTGGAGTGTTATTCTAACCGTAATCCTGCCCAGAGAGGCCAACCAAACACTTTGGACATTGTTAGAAACTCATGAAACTGACAATCAAATCAACATTCTGACTTACCGAAAGTAATTTTTGGAACTTATGAATTGGAACATGTGGTAAGTAATCTTTGAACTCGTGATTTGGAACATGTGGTAAGATATGTCAAGGGCTGTAGCCAGAATTCGTAACTGATTTAAATGTATGGAGTGTGTAGCTTGATGATGGTCAGTTGAgctgaataatattttttttatgagattctGTTCGTAGTAGCAGTTATACTTGCTCCAGCCGCTTCCGTGTTTGGGtggatgctattttttttttttttaaatgctgcTTCATGCTCATAAATGAGACTTTCGTGCTTTACTCACTCGGGTTGATGTTCCGATGAACTGGCAGGCCACACAGGCTGCTCAAGGCAGTTCAATAGTTGGATCTTTTGTTTGGGTGGAGGATCCTGAGGAAGCATGGATGGATGGGGAAGTTGTGGAAGTTAATGGTGAAGATATTACAGTAAACTGTGCATCAGGGAAGATGGTGAGTTCTTTCCAGGAACTTATATCAAGTTTTTATAATAGAATTGAGAATAttcttgtttattaaaaaagtttgtTCTTCAAACCCCCTTCCCACCCACCCAATTTATGATTTCTGATCTGATAGATCCAAATGATTTCCTTTCTGCATTCAATGTctgatctaaaatatatatggttttattGACTAGTTCAATCAAATGCTTCCAGAGTGAAGGGTTTGGGAGGTGGCCTTTCTGTTTTGGCTTGTAGCAAGACAAGCTTCATGCTTATATATGTACTCTTATGATTTCAGAAACCTGGCGGCATCATTGCTCTTCTTGACGAAGCTTGGTATGTATGTTATAGAAAACAGCGGACAACAACCATTCATCCTGTTTAATTGATGCAGACATTAAAGAGTATTTTGGTTTGTTAAGAAATTTTCCTTTGATGCTGTAGTGACATATTAgcttttgtttattgtttgcAGTATGTTTCCTAGATCAACACATGAAACATTTGCAGAAAAGCTTTATCAGACTTTCAAAGACCACAAACATTTTAGCAAGCCTAAGTCACGCAGTGACTTCACCATTTGTCATTATGCTGGTGATGTAAGTATGCTCTGGTTTTTGGTTCATATGAGAGTGTGCCACAATATTAGTTCTTCATGTAGCTACTAAAAAGTGAAGCACAACCAAATACTCATCCCAGGAGAATTTTGATTGTAGGTGACATACCAAACTGAACCTTTTCTGGATAAGAACAAAGATTATGTTGTTGCGGAGCATCAAGCTCTCCTGAGCGAGTCCAAGTGCTCCTTTGTTTCAGGCCTGTTTCCGCCATTGCCTGAGGAATCTGCCAAAGCATCAAAATTCTCATCAATAGGTTCTAGGTATAAGGTCAGTCTATGTTCTAGTGTGCATAAGTTTAATGTGTGttataacatttttaacatatttctGTTTGAACTCTATCTCTCTACAGCAACAACTACAAGCATTGCTTGAAACACTGAGAGCCACAGAGCCACACTGCATGCATTTTGTAAAGCCAAATAATGTTCTAAAGCCTGCCATCTTTGAGAATAATAATGTTTTACAGCAACTACGTTGTGGGTAATATTCAATATCGTGGCCATTTCATGTGTCATGGCATTTCTTCAGTGATAAAATCAATGTTTGTCATGTATTGTTTATCCGATTCCAGGGAGTGATGGAGGCAATTAGGATTAGCTGTGCTGGATATCCCACAAGAAAGACATTTGGATGAATTCGCCTGTTGTTTTGCCATTCTGGCACCAGATGTGCTGCATGGCAGgtagctttttaaaattttctcatttaaatttgtttcatacttctagtttttttttgttctttcttgaatgtgaattgcatttttttttcttctcattttctaGTATTTATTCCTTGATAGCTGTGATGAGGTTAGTGCTTGCAAGAGGGAAGGCGAACCTTGAAGGTTATCAggtatatttttgttaattcctTTTAAGTTAATGAATAATTGTAAGATACTATTATAGCCTTCGCAATTCATTTATAATCCATTTACAACTATCTCAATGTCCGTCCATTACATGCTCACATGAATATGTGCATGCGAGGAATGACTATCAGTCAGACAATGAATGCGTGTTGAAATCTTGTTTAATATTATGAGCTCTCTTTGGAATTTATAGCTGTACAGTATTTCTGCTTTTATAAATTGTTGGGCTAAACCATTCAAACACCCTTGAACTATAGGCCATTTTGATTGACACccctgaattattttttttcttatgtcaGATCTTGAATTATATGGTGTTTTGATTGACACCCCTTCTGTTATGTTCTGCCCAATTAGTCATTAAATATCACATACAAGGTACATATGTTTTCcttaaaaactacaaaaaagtCAAAAAACTGCCAAGAGTTTTTAATATTGGTGAGGAtcgatttttctaatttttttgaccaatttttttatatgatattttgatattttataagaataCATGTGCAGCTAGCAtgttatttaacaaaaaaatggaTGGACTGTAATGGAAGGGTTGTCAATCAAAATGACCTAGGATGCAGTTTTGATAGTTCAAGGGGTGTTTGTACGGATTATCCCAAACTGTTGTTATTGCATATTTTCTACGTATGGAATAAACTAGGATGCAGTTTTTTTTCTCCCTATCAGTAGATGGGCGAGCCCATTgcattttttcaatgatttaaaaTCTTCCATAATGTATGCTGTAATGTTTTGTTAAAAACTAACAAGAATGAAATGATTCATTGCATGGACCATTGAAATCCATTTTTATGTTAACCATAGATTTTGATTAAGTGTCATCCTCTATTGAGATTTTACTTTTGTTGCTTATCTTGCCATTCCTTTTTCCCTTtggttttcttttgtaattagATTTGTAGACTTTTCATGTTGTTGCATTGATGTATTCTTATGCAAATGTTTGAAGAAATCTGCTATAGCATTCGGATGTTGGAATACAGATTTGGAAACCAGTTTTTTCCTTGGCTTGAATGcatgttctttttaatttttactaccAAGAAAAATGACAATGGTAACTGCGAACCTTGGTCAAAAATATCAACTAAGCCTACCCTCCTGCTATTCAGAATTCATCTAACTGCGAACCTTGATCCTAATTTCGTCCCAGACGTTCTAGGTTTATGGTAACTGGTCTATACGTTTGGAGTTTGATATTCTGTAATTTGCTAAAAAATCATTAGTTTTGAGAATGCTAACTTGTTCTTTTGCCTCAGCATTCTTGTCACCTGACACTATAATTTATTACTTTTTCCAGTCCTTTTCCCCATATTTAAGTTGAATTGtactttagtatttttataaaccATCATCCCCTTTGTAAAGTTTAGTTGGGCATATGAAATTCTGCATTAGCTGCTTTTCTGCTATGGTAAAATAGAAATGATTCTtacaattgtatttttttctatcctAGTTCAGCATACCGTTTCCTTCCAGGTTATACACTAGAAATCAAGAATTTCATATGATGAAATTACAAATGACCTTTGCCGGTATGCCTCCCCCTCCCTCCTGTCTCTCACAGAGAGCGCGCGTGCACAGACGCATCTTGAATTGACAAAACATCATAGCTATTGGAGAGCTAGTTATGACagcaaaattcaattaaaagaacTTGGTGGAAGCAGGCGCATTGTTTGGCAATTTGTCATTAATGAATCAAAGGATAATGATAGCAATACTACACTCTTACTAACTGCTGTGGCGGTGGCAGCCAGTGACAGGTGTTGTGTGGTTCATGATAAAATGTGATAGGTCAATTTAGGGATCACTATGTGTGATTTTAGTGAATGTTGGTAAAATTGTCTTTACATCTTGCATACTATGTGAGCAATTGCCAAGTTATAGTTTTTCTGGTTAATATATCAAGATTGCCATGCTCTGCATCATTcaaactctctctctcacatCATTTCTTCCTGGTTTCAGGTCCTGAGTGTCCAACAGTTACACAGAGTATGTACTTTATACTGTGATGACAACTACAGTACTCTTAAGTGTATCTCCCGATGTAAGCTGGATTGGATTGATCATTACTCATTAGATTTTGTAGTTTAAGTTGCCCAGGTATTGATCTAAAtacgttaatttttttatgtgttgctGCATCTTGTTTTTGTGTAGGTGATTTCCAGCATGAAAATACTAACAAATGATTTGAATGATCATTACTCATTCAAAAATTTCTTCACTAGAACAACattaaacaagataaaattgatttttatactgATTAAAGATGCACCAAAcaacttcacaaaaaaattatcatgttcCGTCCATGACATACCAATCATTACCTTCTTCTTACTGAATGAGCAGCGGTTGTTGCCGAAGGACAATGCCCTCGGTCTTCAGTACTTGCACGAGGTGATGATGGCAGAATCTTGTTAAATTCAGAGTCAGATGTTATAGAACTAGGCTGTAATTGTACTCAACAGAGACAAGTTGAAGTGTTTTGGttcggaaaacattttccacctCTACATTACATATCTCTgggaaaaggaaggaaaagaaaagaagaagcaaagagTTCTGTTATCTGCCATTGCCGAGTCGTTTCTCTGGTTTAACTTCGATGCATGTCCTCAGCTCTCGTCTCAGTCGAATGTCATGGTAATCgactcaaataaaatattccCAGTTCGAATAGGAAACTAAactttaattattgaaatttatgtCGAGGTTTCATCCGAGGCCAACATTTGAAGGACAATTTCTGTGacaggataaaaattaaacagtgACCAAGACTTACCGAATGATTAATTTACCCGGGCAGCACATGCCGCTACTGAACTCCGAAAACAATCCCATTAAAGGCCTTGCTTGACCGGTTCTTCTTGGCCAGATTCTTCCACCATTCATGTGCTCACATGGTGCTGCCATGTTTCAGTTTCTGATTCTCTCATTTGGTAGAAGGTTTGACTGAAGATTATTTGTCCGATACTCTTTCAGTTAATACAGTTAGTTGCATGTTGATATACTTAACATATTTCTCTGTTTCtcataaataaatgaattattcaaacatatatcatcatttttctcGGATCATTCCACATTATAAACCTTTGTTTGGGTACATTTGACTAAATGGATTTGTGTAAATTCATTGAGGTGAGGTTGCTCATGGaaactgcatttttttttaatttaattttggctTGATCAGGGAAATACAATGGGTTAATTCTACCATGTAAGAAAATCCGGGAGCCTTTCTTAAAATGCATATAAGGAGGAGTTGCCCATGCTTAGGCAGAAATAGGTTACCTCACATGCCTACGAGTGTGAAATAAATTGTATCACACCTATTTcaatagcaaaacaaaaagGACATACGTTTGGTTAGTCCACCGCATTTACTTATATCGTTTCTGTATTTCAGTAGCTATTAttttctaaagttttttttttgaaaatatatatataaataatatttttttatttttaatattaacatatcaatacaataaaaaaataaaaagaaattcaaaacttttGAAAATGGACGGCGAACCGCgttttcaaacatatttttaaagtcCATTTGATGTTATGATAgtgattacttttcaaagtgttttttttttaaaatgcattaaaataatatttttaaaattttttttttgacatcagcacattaaacgatctaaaaataaaaaaaaataaaatacaaaatacaaaacaaacagaCTCTTAGTTGGAAAGATATATacaacccaaattaaaaaaaataaaagctttttttatattaatctcaacCTCGAGCAATCACAAGGATCCTGAATCCCTTCCCGACCAATTCTtaatgaaccaaaaaaaaaaaactctaaccaattcaaaaaatatttttttattacaatctcctttaataattaaattttagatgatAATATGGAGAGCAAATCACTTATCAATCTTGATAAATCTccaattggattaaaaaaagttCCAACAACCTCTCTAattcttcttgtattttttttttccttttgaagaTTCATCATGGTAGAAGAGAGGGGATTGCTCTTCCCTTTCCAAAACTAAATCTCTGACTCTATTTAACAAGTTAGCTAACAGCCACAATAATTTCTCATATCCTAATTATTAATTGCATATTTCGGCTCAAGCGAATCTCGTATATAATACTTTGGAAGAGTATTTGAATATTGCAGGAGGAGGTcgtttatgaattttaaattcaagaaacaatcaaaagaacgtGGCCGCATCTTCACATACTGACCTTCGCATGATCATCTCTAGCAAGTTTCTGCGTATTTTTCCTAAAGATATAATTGAATCCTGCTCGGCCAAAAAGAGCTCttggcttcttctttttttattataaacattccgcttttttcaaaaaaaaaaaacctggttATAAAATCTTGGATCGACCCAACTAATATAAGCCTTAACAAGTTagggttgaagaaaaatatgAGTGACTTGACCTGCTACATCAAAAATCTAGATCAACTTGCAAAGTAGAGTAAAATCCAATTCTcatcttgttgattttttttttaatttttttttgttaaaaaaaaagagattgagtTAAATCTTTTAACCCATGATTAGGCTTTATCTCGAGTAGACACTTCGATTGGATTTTAtagctataataaaaaaagatatttggtaaaattctaaaaatggttttgaaagttttttacaaaataaagcTTTTAAGGTTTTCATTCTTATATAACATTAAAGCGTAACTTCACGTATAATTATCAAATGTTTTTCACTAGCCATTGCTATCAActatattaacattaacaaaaaaaaaaaaaaacaaaacaaaaaaagagagtaggATTTATACCTCTCCTTgcataacattattattataatagtgttttttttatataatttatttttttatttcaattatattttttcaaatcaggTTTATTGAggattgaactttataatttttttaaatttattttttatgagattatctcaattttataagtCAGACCGCaagtttaacgagttaactcggttaattcaagttttttcttctcttttaattgattttttttcttcaatttcatccatcaacattgagttgattgagaaatatacttcttgatttgttttgatttattttttatgaggttatttttttctcatgacTGGGGTTacggatttgacaggttaacataggttgactcgagtcattttttttatgtccttttttaatctattttcaatttcaatttcatccttcaatattaggtttattAGTAATCggacttcataattttattttcaaattatttttaatgaggtTATCCTAATCTTATAATCTAGATCGcagatttgacgagttaactcgagtttttttttttctacttttcctaattaatctttttttttcaattttatcattcaacatttgatggtttgaaaattaaacttcatgatatGTTTTGGATTACTTTCTATGAGGTGATCTTCATCttatgacttctttttttttttttcaatttcatcattcaatattggatgATTTAAGAATTAgactttgtgatttattttggtttgctttctatgagatgATCTCCATCTTATGACTTAGATAACGAGTTTAGTGAGTTAACCTATGTTGACTCGAATCGTTTTGGTATGCCTTTTTTAGTCGattgtttttcaacttcataattgagaattaagtttaataatttgtttcgatttactTTCTATTGGATTATCTCGGTCATATAAACTTGATcgcgggtttgacaggttaacccgggttgactcgggttattttttaattgaattatttttaattttatccttcaatattgagtttattggaaattgagtttcataacttgttttgatttgttttttattaggttatcatgGTTTCATAATCTAATATATGGATTGGTTGGTTAACACAAGTTGACGTGAattgatctaatatattatcgTCTCAGTATTTACCATAAAActcatcttgaatatttattttgaatcaaactatatttttaccagtCATCTAGATTGTTTTTAGATCCGTCAAGTCAACATGGTTATATTGGATTAATcctcatataatttaaaaaaattttctactaaaaaaaaacattaacaacacaaattttttatttatatgttttaaaaaataattaatctagtTGCAACTTGCAACTAATTAGGTAGCATGCACCGTGGATAATGCTCGATCCATCAAAATTAGg
This window contains:
- the LOC133696161 gene encoding myosin-6-like isoform X3; protein product: MATQAAQGSSIVGSFVWVEDPEEAWMDGEVVEVNGEDITVNCASGKMKPGGIIALLDEACMFPRSTHETFAEKLYQTFKDHKHFSKPKSRSDFTICHYAGDVTYQTEPFLDKNKDYVVAEHQALLSESKCSFVSGLFPPLPEESAKASKFSSIGSRYKQQLQALLETLRATEPHCMHFVKPNNVLKPAIFENNNVLQQLRWSDGGN
- the LOC133696161 gene encoding myosin-6-like isoform X1, producing the protein MNWQATQAAQGSSIVGSFVWVEDPEEAWMDGEVVEVNGEDITVNCASGKMKPGGIIALLDEACMFPRSTHETFAEKLYQTFKDHKHFSKPKSRSDFTICHYAGDVTYQTEPFLDKNKDYVVAEHQALLSESKCSFVSGLFPPLPEESAKASKFSSIGSRYKQQLQALLETLRATEPHCMHFVKPNNVLKPAIFENNNVLQQLRWSDGGN
- the LOC133696161 gene encoding myosin-6-like isoform X6, with amino-acid sequence MNWQATQAAQGSSIVGSFVWVEDPEEAWMDGEVVEVNGEDITVNCASGKMKPGGIIALLDEACMFPRSTHETFAEKLYQTFKDHKHFSKPKSRSDFTICHYAGDVTYQTEPFLDKNKDYVVAEHQALLSESKCSFVSGLFPPLPEESAKASKFSSIGSSNNYKHCLKH
- the LOC133696161 gene encoding myosin-16-like isoform X5, whose product is MDGEVVEVNGEDITVNCASGKMKPGGIIALLDEACMFPRSTHETFAEKLYQTFKDHKHFSKPKSRSDFTICHYAGDVTYQTEPFLDKNKDYVVAEHQALLSESKCSFVSGLFPPLPEESAKASKFSSIGSRYKQQLQALLETLRATEPHCMHFVKPNNVLKPAIFENNNVLQQLRWSDGGN
- the LOC133696161 gene encoding myosin-6-like isoform X4, with translation MNWQATQAAQGSSIVGSFVWVEDPEEAWMDGEVVEVNGEDITVNCASGKMKPGGIIALLDEACMFPRSTHETFAEKLYQTFKDHKHFSKPKSRSDFTICHYAGDVTYQTEPFLDKNKDYVVAEHQALLSESKCSFVSGLFPPLPEESAKASKFSSIGSRYKGVMEAIRISCAGYPTRKTFG
- the LOC133696161 gene encoding myosin-6-like isoform X2 — translated: MNWQATQAAQGSSIVGSFVWVEDPEEAWMDGEVVEVNGEDITVNCASGKMKPGGIIALLDEACMFPRSTHETFAEKLYQTFKDHKHFSKPKSRSDFTICHYAGDVTYQTEPFLDKNKDYVVAEHQALLSESKCSFVSGLFPPLPEESAKASKFSSIGSRYKQQLQALLETLRATEPHCMHFVKPNNVLKPAIFENNNVLQQLRCGE